TTCCCTTCTTACATAATGATCAGAACTCATTTTAAGCAGCTCTCGCTGGTCTCCACTTTGCCGAAGTCCAAAGGTGGATGATGAGTGCTGTAATCCAGTGTCTGCCCACATGTAAATTCCAAATGTTTGCTCATCTTTACTGAGAACAGGCTCCCTCCATAGAAAAAAAGAGCCATCTCGTATCACCTTGAATGTGCCTACTGTATGCTGGAAAAAAAGTTACTacactttgttgttgttcataaaataaaggatacTGAACTCTAAAGACATATTGTTTCCATGTGAACAAGCATATACTCCTACGGTAGTATTGACCAGCACAGCTACTCCAAGCAGTAGGAATGCATGAGTGGGGACTATTGATTAGCATGTACTCAAGACTTTAAAAGAGATTTCCACAACAGCAAGGGTTAGAAACCATTCACTGTCTAGTTAATCCTTTTTGCTTGATGATATTTTTATCCTGAACCATTATGAGTCAGACAATGAAAGCCCTCTCGACAGGAATCATGACAGATGCAAGCTGAaatgtgtgtaagtgtgtgtctgtgtacatCTATGTATGAAAGCATGTCTTCGAGTGTGGCTTTAAAATCTGTGGTGATTTACAATGATACCGAGAGATGGAGTTGACTGGGCAGAGTTACGTCAGATTGTTTTCCACTAGCGTGTTTGCATCCAGTTGACAAGAGCAGCAGTGTAGACACATTCCAGGCAACAGCTGTGACCTTCTTCTTTGAGGTAACGGCCCTGTCATGTGACCTATAATTCCTCAGGCTTCAGTCTCGAGCTCACGTTCATCCTCATCCGGAGGGGAAGTAAGGTGTGTCGCTGTGGTAGTTGTAGTCGGGGCACACTTTCTGTACTAGTTTATAATCTGtactataaaaagaaatgtaaatacagATCACCTTGAAGGGCTTGGAGCAGAGCCAGGACACATGACTTTGGGTCTGCTCCTGGTAACAGGTTTTTGAAGGGTCGTAATTGCAGAGTGTGTTCTTGGTAGCCTTGTCAACCTTTTCATACTCAATGCGACAGTTAAAGGACTTGGAATCTTTGGCATCAATCACGGTTTGTTGTGCCAAGTCGAATTCCACTATTTTCGTCGGGGGCACCAAGCTCACGGATACATTCCCTTGACCAGTGGAATTATGTCTGAAATAAACACTGAACGTCCCATTGCCATGATCTACAATTTTCCCAGTTATCAATAGGTTTAGCTTCACTGTTTTGATGTTGGAATGAAAATCACCCCATCCAAACATTTTCTTAAACTTGCCCGTCTTAACGATGGGCCTTCGCTTGGCCCTGGGCCGAGGCTCTTGAAGGTCTGTGGAGTTCCTCAGCCAGTCCCAGAGATCTTGCTCAGAATAAGGTTCTGGGGTGTCATATCGCAGGTCTAAATCTGTGTCATTTTCTTTGCCACGAAAAGTCTGTGACAGGAGTCGGCTGATAGACAAGTCTTTGCTGCTTTCTGTCCATATGTGCTTTAGTGTGGACTTGCTGCTTCCTGGTCTTAGAAGTTCTGACTTTCCACCATTTGTTAAATTGGCACATGTGACCTGAAAACAGAGCAGAAAATGGCATTTACATCTCTGTATCTGGGAACATTCCCCACACAGATCAAAGCCGTTTCAAAGAGACTCAGTTAGATGATGACACTTCTTAAAGTACCTTTAGCATCTGGACAGTATTTATTAGTATGCAACAAAATACCACTTCTATTTTTACATAATGATGGGAGAGAGGAGGTGTAGGTGGATTAAAAAGCCCCACTAAACATGACTGAAAGACTGTAGAAACATTGACTTTGAGGAGTGAAAGGCCATCTAACATGAATGAAGCGAAGTGAATTCAAACACAAATCCAGCTAAAGTAATTATTTCTCAGCACCAAAATCTaaacacctttaaaataaaactttataattcatgatgttatttttctagttcaaAATTACTGTAAGCTTTGAACTGTTTGGCTCTCTGAAATGCATCAACCAACATCCCACAGAGGTTCATCAGTCCACGCACGATCACGCTAGAAAGCTAATACTCGTGCAAAGAATCTCTAGCACACTTTAACTGGTCAAAACAAAATAGCATGCTTATGATCACCTATTACAAGTAAGGACCAAATTACATAAGACAGAATTTTCGTCTTAAGGGTTTGAACGTGTGGTCTAGGAAGAGGGACATAAGTGAAGACATCTACTACACAATGCCTTCTACATCATTGCCAAAGtagagaagcaaaaataaataaacaaaaaaaacatgtgGTCAATAATAGAGATTCAGGTTAGGCTGGGAGGGTCACATCAGCAATTATTCTCCTGGGACCCCATTATTGCCTCTTTAGAAAGAACAAGATCCCCAGCTAGCCCAGGGTTTTGGAAAAACTCTGAATCTAACTGATTCATCAAACAGCCACATCTGTACTTGCGCAATTCCGTAAGCATTGTCTTTATAGCAGCCCCTATGTGAGGAAATAAATGCATGTCCACAATGGCCTCATTGGCCTAAAGTTAAAGCAGTGACTTGTGATCCTCACATGGAGGTCTCAAGGACAGGAGGGGACAGAGTCAgaacaaataaagtctttaagaTGTGGATGGGCTGTTCTCCTATAAGGCTATTGAAGGGAGTTCCCCACAGCTGACCATTAAGAAGCTAAGTTTCACAATAAGCCTCTATTGCCAGGCACCTTCAGAACCAATTCTGAATCCTGCCTCAGACCTGAGCCTCACTATCACTCAGCAGCCTCACTGGACTCTCTAGTCTCCTTCCAAACTGGTCTCAAAATGAGAGGTCATTCCTGGAGAACGTTTTGAATTCAGGCTCAGTAAGAATTAAGTCTGTATCCTACGGGCCTCCTTTAGCATACAACTCTGGCCTGAGACTAGACTTTCACGCAGTCACTTGTGCTAAGAGGACACTATCCTCACCCCTAGGGAGAGAGAGCATGACCTTCAGAGCCAGTCTCCTTGATATCTGCACTTAGCCTGCCACTGCCAAGTGGCATGCCTTTGGCCAAGTGAGGGTAACACTGATGCCTACCTCATAGGGTCATTGTGAGGACTGAGTGACCTAAGACatgtaaaacctttaaaacagtggctggcacatggGAGTGGATCAATTAAATTTGGCTATTCTTATGAATCCCTAGCTGACATGTGAAGACAATTAGAGAAAGAAGGCAACCAAATGATATACATGGAGGTCTGGCCTGAAAGTAGTTTTGTGCTGGAATACAGCCAGGTACTCAGAACCTGCATGGGATGGTTCCCACATGCAGGGGACCTTGGCAACCTAAGCTAAAACAAAGTCACTTAGATCTTGTAATCTTGCCTATTCAGAAATCCTTTAGGGTCATTGAGCTCTTTACTACCAGCTACCAGCTAGCAAGCAGTCTCTTCTCTCCCCAGTTCAAACTGAGGCAATGTGAGTGGTAAGTCCCACCTGGGGGAAAAATACCAGCCAAAGCTGCTCTCTTCCATTAATGCTGAGCTCAAGAAATCCTGAAAGTTCAGCCCCATATAAATGCATTGCTGCTGAAAGAAAATGAGGTTTATCATGGGTTTATGTCTCATGACTGCACCCtgaaaaaccaaaactaaaagaGTAGGAGGCTAATACAAAAAGCTGTCAACTATTTTGGGCTCCCAGCCTGGGTCCAGTTACAGATGCTATGATGCAACGGCAATAGCAATGCCCTCGTAGAAAGATCCAGAGGCCATGGCGCACAGAAGTTAGTGAAGGAAAGACAAACATGACCAACAGCAAAACAGATACTAGGGACAAGATGAGGCGCAGAAACAGTGGACAGATTACAGTGGGGGTGGAGTCACATCTAAGGGAAGCATAGACGTGCTTCATGCACAGTCACTTTCAGGATTCTTAAAAATGTCACCTAACCAAAAGGGACAAATTCCCTTGTGTGGAATCAGAGGTGGTTATCAGATGAGCCATGATTGATCTTGTGGCAAATATTGAGAATCGACAGATTGTCTTTGCTGCCAACTCTTTTAGCTCTAGATACTTCCACTTCGCTTCTGCTCAACTCTTGaattctcctctcctcttttccccaGCACCTGAATGCTTTTCTGTTTATAGATGCTCTTCACGCCAAAATATCATTCAAAAAATGGATCACACTCAAGGAGCAGGAGACTAAGAATAGTAAAATGTTTGCTTTATCTACATCCATTTTTTTAACAGGAACTAAATATTAAGTCCTAAAAGGATAATATTGAGAGGGAAATGCTCTTTGGAGAAGGGGACAATGCATAGAaacacaatattttcttaaagagaaaaacataaagctTTCCACTGATTCTCTCTGTATGATGATAAAGCCAGTCTGCTGTAGgacaatattttaatatcaaaacCATAACCCTTCATAGTTCCCTAGTCAATATGTAATAATCATTATAATCACAAGACTGATAGAAACAACTGAAGTTTTCTACAAATTTACTAAGAGAAgtgcatttcaaaatatatcatttttctaTAACAGAGTAtccataatataaaattaaaagtgaacaCTGATGAAAAGAGTAGTGCAGATCTTTTGAATTTGGTGTTTAtcatgtgtgtgtgcttttgttttgctttgtttccttggAATCTAATTGATTTGGTCAAACACCCAAACCTTTACTTGCCTCATTAAATAAGCATTGTCCTTAATGCAGCCTCCATATTTATGCcctattctaaaagaaaattagaaaataaatgcataacttATTCTCTCATTTTCATCTGGAATTACACAGCTCCCCATTCTTTGGGTGGCAGAAAGAACAACTGCAGCACACACCCGGCACCAGCTGGATACTTGCGTCTCAGCACCAACGCGCTTGATCGAGGAGAGGGGCTGTAATGAGACACATCCACGGTGCGCTGGCTCATGAAGCAGTAATGAAATTGTCCCAAAGAAGGAGGCAAAAGGGAATTAAAGTGCAGTTTCCCAGTggcatggggagggagagggtggagagagggggaaaaatgtGGAAGTAGGAGATACGATTTCAAGGAAAAAGATCCAATATATCTAAAAGGATTATAAGACTATGGCAGGCAGATAAACATCTGATTTTCAGGCAGAACAGAAATTTAGTGTTAAATTATGCCCTCCACAGCTGTAATAATTATGAACGTGAGCTCCAGAGTCAGACTGCCTGGATCCCAGTCCAGGCTGTGATCTTTCACAGCTGTATGACACTGGCAGGTTGCTCAGCTTGTTTATGCTGCTCTTCTGGAAAATAGGAGAATAATGCCGTCCCTCCCCAGAGctgctgtgaaaattaaacagGATACTCCACTTAAGGCACTAAGACAGTACCTGACCTATGTTGAGTGTTCAACATCAGTATTACTAACTATTGTACCATCATCCTCTGAATCCCATTGGGTAATGTTTTATGTATTACTTATAATAGGATTTGAGagcaaaagtatttttcaaaaaaattttttcccttaCATAACCCAAAcctaaagtaaataattaaaaagaaagcatacattcttgttttaattctcacctgaggacattttttcattgcttttagagagagggggagaggagagagacaaacagacagaaacatccataTATTTGGTGGGATGAGTAGAGAGTAAAACCTAACAGATGGTGAGCGTAAGTTCAGCCATTGAACTGTTTAACTACCTAAGATGCAATGGATTGATTTGCCTTCAGTGGGATGACATGAAAGGCTTCCTCCAGTAGTGCTGACAGTCAAGAAAACACTCTGGAACAggggggtgtccaaacttttggcatctctgggccacactggtagAAGAGTCAtcttgggccacccattaaatgcatcgcaacacataatcacaaaaaatcttttaatgttttaagtaaatttacaacttttggggggcctcattcatagccatgcCAGGAcccatgcagcccacaggccacaggctggacaccctgCCTGGAACATCTCAGTTTGGGTGCAGAATCCAAGCAGATTTCAGCTGTAATTGTCAATCATCAACACTGTCttgaatattcttttctttcttaatttttacctgtggatatgtttactgattttagagagagaagaatggggagagagagagaaacatccatgtaagagagaaacatcaatcagttgcctcccgtacatgccccgactggggatcaaacccgcaacctttttggtgcatgtgatgacactccaacaaactgagccacccagccaggactatcTTGAATGTTCTTATTCTCTGTTCCCTTCCCTTTCACTTAGATGAGGAGAGGAGCAGAGCAACTTCTAAAAGAGAATATCGATCATGAATCATGAAAAACCAAGGAGGGTCCTTAGGAAAATTGCCAGATCTTTCAGTATAAACAACCCCAATCTATGTTGTTTTATTAACTCAATAACTACATAGTGAGAATTTGCTAATACTgaattaaataatagaaatacaaagataaatgagACACGGTCTTTGCCCTCAAGATGTTCACAGTCTAATGGGTGACTCAATTAAGCAAAGAACAGTGTGATGTGACCAATACCTTGTGCAAGCATAGTCGAAGTTAAATATAGAGAAGATGTAGCAGAAGAGATGATCCTCAGATCTGGGAGATAAAAGAGGTTTAGAGGTTGAGCAGATTAGACAAGAGGAGTTCTAAGCATAAGGAGCAAACTGTGCAAAAGAACAGAGCTGACAAGGACATGCCAAGTGTAAGACTGGGAAATAGTTCGTTACTTCTGAGCCTTGGGGAGCATTGACGTGGAAAGGAAACAGACAACTTGCAAGAAGTTGATAGAACTTGAACAAAGCATGCTATGGTCAAATTGTAAATATCCCACAAAGTCAGTTCAACTTAGTCTTGTCGGTAATGGGGAACCACTaaactttgttctgttttgtttttaagtaggtCATCCTGGCTCTAGAAGAATCAAATTAGACTTGAAAGGGTGCATTGGTAGGGAGAGACCTTGAAGAAAAAATGACTAGTTAAATAATTAATTGCAATACTTGATTTGATAAAGTCAATGATCCTTAACCAAGGCagtgacagagaaaaaaagaaagaataaatagataTATGAGATATTTCAGAGGTAGGGTTAACTCAACTCAATGATTTATTGGCTAAGCAGGAACATGAAAAAGTTAATGAGTTTGCTTACACTGTAAGGGATACAGGAGTAACAAATtagctggaaaataaaattaaatcacataGGGACATTGGACATTGAAGTGCCTGCAAGTTGTTCTGAtgaatctatttgtttatttatttgctcttactttttaagaattaatttttatttatttttcagagagaggaaagaagggagaaaaagaagaagagaaatatcaatgtgtgagagaaacattgatcagttacctagtgcacacccccaactggggacctggcccacaacccaggcatgtgccctgaccacgaaTCAAACTGGTCACCTTTCTCtcacaggatgacacccaacccattgAACCACACCCTTCAACACTGATGAGgctatttaaaatagcatttgttAGATGGATCCAAAGGCCTGGAAAAATGAGGAGGTGGTGATGTTGATTTTGTAGTATGAGTGGATAGTACTATGTAGATACAGCACAGTGATAGAAAAGAAGGCTGGTGGCAATATGTAAGAAACATCAGTGCTTTGAGGACAGGCAGAAGGGGAGCCaggccaggtagaaacaagagGATTATTGAAGAAAAAGCAAGGGAGGACAGGAGGAAGAAAGGTAGGCATGGGCAAGATTTAAATTCCAAGGAAAAGTCTAATAGTAAATGCACCTAGAAACAAGCCCCTTGACTTTTAAAATCCACCTTATTAAAGCTACTTGGGATAGTGGTAAAGAGATAATGCAAGATGGGAAAGAAGAACTAGCTTGATACATCCAGATGCTATCAGAAATCATCGCCTTTCTCATTCTACCATACTGCTTTACATCTTACGGACTTTCATCTttgaaacacataaataaataaaatacacaaaatagaaatgaattttgAGCCTTACTGAATAAACATTGCCATTATAAAAGAAAACCTGTGCCCAGAACATCCTCTACCATTGATAAACATTGAAAGAGTTTCTTTCTCAAAGTCACCTAAAGATCCTTTGATATCAGCACATCTGAGTGGTAACGGGAGTGGCGAGGGTATGGCATGAAGAGGAGCACAAAGAAAAACCAGGAAACTTCAGATTAATGCAATTCCAAAAGGGCAAAGCACTGTGAACCTTTTTCTACAACCAATCATTTTTATAACAATGAAAACACCGAATTTACTGTACTTCCTAACTGACTATAATTTTCCATGTCAAAATTGGCCAATACCCATTTGAAAGGAGCTGGCTTCTGATTCAATGATACCATTTCCATAAATTATATGTGGCATTTGTCTCACTGTTTTTAGAAACATGGAGAATAATAAAGATTGTTAACATGATGaggtatatacattttaaattatgtgtttattttgaaaatgttgctAAGTGGGTATAAAGAAAATAGTCCTTTCTTTTAACCATAAACAAAAACAGGGTCAAAAATGAAGGGAGCTTGTGTGTCTGGGGTAGAATCTCTGTAAAagatgagggagaaaaagacGACCTATATTGGATATTGACTGTTGGAAGTGTTAGCATGTAAAGAGTTGCCACAGTTTGATCAAACTCCTTTATATGTCTTAGGGCCATACTTTCACATTGTTATCTCTAGTATCTTTTTGATATAGGTTTAAAATCCTAACATCAATACCTTAGCTTTTAAAATAGTGTTGAAAGACGGCACCTTCAGATATTTACCACTCGCCAACTTTATTGCAGCCTCTATGATGTTCCTGGCCTTATGAGATTTTATACAAAAACTACATTCTTTTACATATATGATCTCCAACCAGAGGTATCTCCAGATGTTTGTGTACCTCTTTCTATAAAAGAGCAATAAGATGCCTTCTAATTTCTGCCAACCTGCACATTTTACTGTTGATCTATTACTGTTCAATATAAATAATCTCAAATTGCTTtgaaaatcatgtatttatttcatcaaCTGTATGAATACTTGAAgccaaacaaaaattttaaacaaccTGACGcttaagtaatatttttcatcagtgaataactaatcaacaaaatggtCTTGCTCTATGATTACAACATCATTTTGGCAGTTTTATGATTCACCATGTTGAATATATGTTGCATACTATTAACGGCTCCTGGTTAAGGGCACACTACATGCCAGACATTGTAATTAGCATTTTACATATAGCTCTGATTTTATGTTAAATCACACAGCGTGctcatgctttctctctctctctctctccctgctgctcacatacacacacatacacatacaaactTAAAAACGTTAAGgtcaatatttttatcttcagcTTACATATGCCAATATGAAAGCTCAAAAACAGCTTGTCAAATATCACTGCTGGTAAGTAAAAGAAATACTTCTTACTTACTCCACAGGGGGCagcctttatttttgaaaatcattttaatcATACAGTTCAACATTCATACATACTTATCAAAACAGTATAGGATAcgaaggaaaaattaaaagccCATCGTTGTCATCAGCCTCTGCTCCCTTGTaaacccacctctctctctcctaagGTAAAACCTGTCCAttctttattcctaaatattttcagtattttttcatatataaatattttacataaaaagtgTCATACTTAATGAATTGCATTTTATGTGTTTTCAATCAATAACATCTTTACTAAGTGGGAATATAGTATTCTGTAATATGAATGCATCATGTTTCTACTTCTTGCATACCTTTTTGGTAGATGCTTAATCGTTACATTGTTTCACAGCTAGGTTACCTACAGTTATTTTTCAGCCTGAGTCCATTGATTTTTCTGCTTATTGTTGCTTCACACACctcacccctctcctctcttgagtcgtattttcattttaatgggtGTACATATTTATGTGATTCTCTTAGAAAGAGTTCATAGGCAATCAACTATATGAGTTGTTTATgcctaaaaatgtctttattagcCATAAGCTTACACTGGGTGTTATATCCAGTCACCTCTTCATTTACTTGGTTCTGCTCCATATTTCTCTCACTGCAATTTTAGGACTTCCTCTGTTTCAGGCATTGTGAAACCTTACAAGGTGGGCTACATATGCCCTTGCTTTCCCTAGCCCCTTTTTTAATTAGTGTAGAGAAAAGCACACAGATATATCTAAATATGTTAGGCTTCTTTTCATAAGGTTTCCCCAAGAAGACTATAAACtctttagggattttttttaatctttaattgtttttttttatttttttattgttgtgcaagtacagtcATCTCCAATTTGTagcttgggggagggggccccTGGCATAGagtgagcactcaataaatcATCGGTATAGTTTATGGTCTTAGTAGATCTATTTCACTGGTGTAGAATCATTGATTCTTTAATCACAATCAACATTTGGAGGGGAGGACATGTGGCCCTCGGAGATTTCTCTTACAAGTTTAGAGGCTGCACTTCACTGGCAGTATCTGGAGTGCTTGTGTTATCTATGATAAGCCAGAGGAAATGGGTTAGTGTtttaatacatcaaaaatatatcACTTCCATCTGCTACAAAGCAGTGCACCAGGAACTGCAGTGCTGCATGGGaatgggaaaacagaaaagaaactccATGCCTCTCCCTTAACCCAGTTGGGGCTAGCAGGCTGTACTGCATAGAAATGAAGAGAATGGGCTTTGCTCTACAGACCATAGGGCTAAATCCAAAATCGGCTACTCTATCACTAATAACCACTTACAGCCATGCTTTCTCCAGTTACAGAGTAGAGATGCTACTTCACTCATTGAATTTTCATGAAGTTGAAAGTTTTACATATAaagtatggaaaatagtatgagtTCAACACATGAAAGCTATTGTGCTTAGCTAGATTATGAAatcctgggagaaaaaaaaaaagaaaacaaggcttTCAGACTGCATGTTGCTGTTCTATTCCTGTCTTCTGACTGGTGACATATCTGCTCAAATGGTCCAAACAAACAGAGGTGGAAATTAGTATCACTGAAACAACGCTGTGGCCATCTTTTGCAGTAGGTGGTGGTAGGAGACCGTACTGATTATGTTGTGATTTAGTATTGGCAAATGTAGGTGATAACTTATCTCTAACATAACTTTAGAAGACATTCTGACCAGCGTAGACATTGTATGCCATCCTCAAGGACCAGAAAGATGGTATGTTTCTACCAGTTTGAAGAATCATCTGACAGCgaagaattttaagaattttaggtGTTTACCCCATGAGTTCTCATGATCCCATGAAGGACGGCTCACTTCTAACACAGGGTGCCCACTGTCGCCTACAGTACTATACTGGAGACTGGTTCCAAGTCTTGGGTATCTGAGCTTCACACACGTTTCTAGCACCATAATAATTAGCTTCCCCTCAACTCCTTTTCTTGTAGGGACGCTTATAAAAATGTGCATGGTTTTTTAACCACAGGGGGAAAAATACGCCTTGTGAAGAGCCACAACTATTATTTCTGCTACTAAGAAACAGAACTTTTCAGTCTATGAAAATATTGTCCCCTCCCTCATGCTCATTgtataaacacataaatatacacataaattttGATATACAGACACATTAACATTGATGAGAAATTAAGAATTACCATTCCACATAGTCCCACTTAATCTATTCTCTCAAAATGTAATTACAGATTACCCAAGTTTGCATTATAAATGTTGTTTCTTTTgttagtattttatattatttccacttaaaatgtataattatctCATATGATGGCCCTTGGGTATGGAGTtagaataataaacaaaacatttaaaataatgtgaaacaCTATATATTGGCTGAGAAAAAGCCACTTGAGCATAAATTTTAATTACTGATGCAGAGATATGAATATCAGTAAATTTAGATGCTttttaagggaaagagaaatgtgATATATGAAGGAATAGCTGGATTAGGTCCAGggtctttctttttcaattagaGGTAAGCATCAGTAATTGTCTATAATAAAGCTTGTTATATAGATGCTAATGGAAGTTTATAGCTTCTATAAGTCAAACAAAGTGCATACCTTTCTAGAATGGACCAAATGAAGAATGACTGACTCACCATCCAACACTGTTTTCAGCAACCTGTATGAACATATGTTCTCACTCACAGCAAAAGTGTATAAGCACATACTGAGTAGTGATAGTAGTATATCCAATACAGCAGGGGCTCAAATTCCTGAGGAAACTACAACTTTGAAATTTTTAGAGACAATATACTTGATATCCTCTGGTTATCCAGAGGTGGATCTGGAAATCTTTCAATagacaac
This sequence is a window from Phyllostomus discolor isolate MPI-MPIP mPhyDis1 chromosome 10, mPhyDis1.pri.v3, whole genome shotgun sequence. Protein-coding genes within it:
- the NXPH1 gene encoding neurexophilin-1, with amino-acid sequence MQAACWCVVLLLQPTVYLVTCANLTNGGKSELLRPGSSKSTLKHIWTESSKDLSISRLLSQTFRGKENDTDLDLRYDTPEPYSEQDLWDWLRNSTDLQEPRPRAKRRPIVKTGKFKKMFGWGDFHSNIKTVKLNLLITGKIVDHGNGTFSVYFRHNSTGQGNVSVSLVPPTKIVEFDLAQQTVIDAKDSKSFNCRIEYEKVDKATKNTLCNYDPSKTCYQEQTQSHVSWLCSKPFKVICIYISFYSTDYKLVQKVCPDYNYHSDTPYFPSG